In Calliopsis andreniformis isolate RMS-2024a chromosome 9, iyCalAndr_principal, whole genome shotgun sequence, the genomic window ATTCTCATAAAAACTATCAAAACATCTGTTTTATAATAAATTTAGAGGTTAGGTACAAAAGAAAACAATCTTTCAGTAAGAACTTGACAAGAATATGATAAACAATTGAAAAACGTACTGGATCTTCGTCCAAGAAACACAGTACTGGCAATAATCAAAAGGATAATTAAGCCAGCAAATAAACTTAACAAAATGACGTCCATTCTTTTTGTCTTTCTGCTATTTTTCTCGATTGTCGATTATCAGAGGTCGATTATCGACAACACCAAGTGGCGCCGCATACGTGAGTCTTACCGATTGTTTTCGAAGGTGACGTGTGCGGTGCAGAGTTCTGCCTTTTTCTCGTAATTTGTTTTGCAGTGCTACTAACAGCACCGCGATTAAATAATCATGTTAAAATACGGTAGTATATTTCTCGTCCTTTTATGCGTCCTCGAGTATGGCACAGGACTTTATTTTCATAtcggagagacagagagaaagtGTTTTATGGAAGACATGCCAGATGAAACGACAGTCTTGGGTACATACTAAGTATACATGTCAATGAAAACAGTGTTAATGTTTTTAGATCGTTTAGATTTTTCTCCGACGTTCCATGACCTTACTTCTTCTTAATTGCAGTAAATTATAAGGTTGAATTGTATGATCCGAGAACCGGCGGTTTTATGCCTAGTAGTCCCGGAATGGGAATGCACGTGGAAGTTCGTGATCCAGATGACAAGTTAATCCTTTCCAGATTGTATAGTTTAGAGGGACGAATTTCCTTTACATCTCACACACCTGGAGAACATATTATTTGCTTATACTCCAATAGCAGTTCTTGGTTCAGTGGTACTCAGTTGGTACGAGAACATAGTCTTTTACGACATTAGTTTACAATTTCTATAGTAGAAGGAAAacatattaattaataataatatctaaaatttcttttttattcagCGAGTTCATTTGGATATTCATGTGGGTGGCTATGAGGCCACTGGCAGTATAGCTCAAAACGACAAATTCAGTGAGTTACAATTAAGATTACGTCAGCTCCTTGATCAGGTAGATCAGATAACCAAAGAACAAAACTATCAGAGGGTGAGTATTCTGTAGCATTCAACTATTTTGTACAAGCTTAATTTATGATTTCATATTGTTCTTTTTCAGTATCGAGAAGAACGTTTTAGGCAAACGTCAGAAAGCACATATCGTCGTGTATTTTGGTGGTCCATCACACAACTTGTAGTTTTATTAATCATGGGTGCATGGCAAATGAGACATTTGAAGAGTTTCTTTGAAGCGAAAAAACTAGTATAAGTTCAAAATTAATTATTCCTAGTATATTAGTCATTTTAAGAAGATCCGTTTCCTTTGTCATCATGTGAAACTTTCgttataatttattaaaaaaagatGTAAACGATACATGTCTTATTTTTAAGATCATTTGTACTTATTACATATATATTTTCCATACACAATCATTTTTGGCGCATTCACATTGTTCCTTAAATCGAAGTATTTGTACGAAATCAATTTTAAGTGTAAAACGATTAATGTACTAGGTAaaccttaaaaataaaaataaatctttGGTATAATTTTGAAAAACTAATTAGTTATTTACTTTTGCCACACaattaaatgtttttaaaataGCACCATAAAGGTTAAGTGCAAAATGGCCTGCAGTCTGGTACATGTAAACTCGCCCTATTTTACGTCACACGAAACAGTATTTCTAGACTTGACATGTGGTCTAGAATGATCAGTGTCGAGAACTCCTTGCCTTGTCACGTGTATTATACCTTTTAATTGTCAGCCAATGTTAAATgtatatttgagtatttaataaaaGGAAGAAATAACTCAGCTATGTTCTCATTCAGACAAATATTTCGGCTTGGAATGCAACTGACTGTTCCCAGAAAGTCGGTAAACTTACGTCAGATTCctttaatttttaatgaaaaaccCAATATTACTGTTTTCGAAAGAAGTTTCGTTCATACAAAACCAAATCCTAACGAATCATCTCAAGAATCATCTCAAGACGAAGAAACTAACAATAAACACGTACTTGGGAAACTTGAAGGAAAGCTTAAGTTGATATTTACATGTAAATGCTGTAATTACAGAAACGGCAAAATTATATCAAAACTAGCATACGAAAAAGGATTAATTATAGTCCGATGCGATGGCTGCAAAAACAATCATCTGATTGCTGATAATCTGGGATGGTTTGAAGAgatgaaaaatacaaaaaatattgaaaaatttttgGCTCTAAAAGGAGAGTCTGTTCGAAGAATACAGAATAATGTTGATGGATACATTGAAGTTGTTGCCAAAGCAGAACTAGACTTGCTGCAACATAATAAGGATCAAAAACATGCCATTATAGAAGAACATAGTGAGATACAGGTTAAAAAAAAGATTGGAACTTCTGAGGAGACCTGAGAGATAATATGAAAGGATATTTCTTATTTCAATAATAAGGAAGAGACAATTAGGCACATGTAAATACTTTTAAATTTATTGTATTTCGTTTATACTTTTTATAACTAATATAATGTGtaaaaaataatatagaaaGTTTGGTTGATATCGAAAGACTTAACAATTTTcttgatttttaaattatagttATTAAAACATTGTTTACATTTTGTGTACACAGTATTCGGGTATAGGTGAGGGAAAATTTAAGCAATGTTTcttgttaaaataaataaaaaatcaagaataaatgTTTTAAAAAAGCAACACTATCACGAAAGGAGGCATTCACCTCATACGTATGGTATAATTCTACGATTCTTAAACTGGGTAATCGATAATTAGTACTTTCAATGGTTTGGTCTTTGAACTTTGTACTGACAATAGTACCACTTGTCACGTTTCACCGATTTTTGAATGCTTATAAATAAATGTAAGCTCAAtcacaattttattattcttgattttcatcttacTTTGGTCTAGAATTATCCTTTAAATTTTCCTCTACCTGTAGCGGAATATCTTGTGTATGTATAAGATGTATATTTCTTCTTTAAATGTATATAATACTTCTAGTATGTACAATTTGGTAGAAAATGTTTATTCTCAAATAAGATTTTTCAATCTTACAAAACTTGTATAATATTTGCCATTTGGTACAACAAAATTTTTACACTTTTGTTAGAAAAAGCTTGATGTTATTAGTGAATATAATATCACTGAAATTCAATATAACTCATAATAATGGCAGATATTGGCACATGTTGCAGAAGTTATTGCATGGCAAgttctaattaaaaaaaaaaaagaattgaatACTTGTGTAAATATCTATAaagttatacatatgtatatatgtataatacatttttcataaaaatatgtttTGTTAACAATAGAATATGTGGACCATTTTTAGATCCTTTATAAATGtgtgtaaatatatatatatatatatatataatacatatgTGTATAAAATATATAGTACTAGAAACAGAAGGAATGACTTGTTTTTTCTTAtaacgcacacacacacacactcttaTGCTCACACATCTATATACGTGTATAAACTTTATATTTtggaaaatttatattgcagtagACCTTAAACATCTTAGCAAAGATACAATTTCAACTGAAATTGTAATATTACTGTTATAATAAGTGTCTATtgatttatattataatattaaaaatctcTAAGTACACCAGATATTGAAATAACATGCAAATTTAATTTCTAAACTTTGCAAAGATTTCACAAAATAACCAAGTTTGTTGTTAAACTCTTTTCTATGGTATAAGGCACTGTATCTTCATTGCAATCAGTCGGTTTTACTTCTAAAAACACTAATGCCAATTTGTTTAATAATTACCACATTGATAACCTTATTTTTATACTTATTGAATTGTACATTCAAAACTACTTGAATATGTAAAATAgtatttctaaaataattatttttatacaattgatgattaagaagacTAGTGTTTCTTAAATTAATTTTTgcagaaaattaatattttgtttctgcacttttttaataaaattataaaatatcagtatttaatattttcgtTATTCAGAGAAAGATAGGAATGAACTTATTCTAGTCATAACATAGACTAGCATTGTCCTTATCGTTTTGAAGAATTAAGAATCtctgaattaaaaatatttgaaattatttcagATCTTTATACCCTTTTTGGTTTTGATACAATCGCGTATTCGCTATTATTAAAAACTTTATGCTTTGGACCTATTGTGCTATTAGCAGAAGCAGAATCAGAATGATTCGTTTTTTTTCTAATAACTCCATATCCAAGATGGCTATCATCTGCTAATCTAACAGCAGTCATATCTTCAACAATATCATAATTGGACCATGCGGTATTCGAGTCAACAGCAGAATTATTTAAGGAAATATTGGAATGTGAATTTTGAGACGAATTAAAATTCCCGAACTTGTATGTACTCTTTTGACTAATTTTACTTGCGGAACCAAAATGTTCTAATTTATCGTAGTCAGATTCATCGTTAGACTTACAAGAAGCATGATTTATCGTGACTGTAGGTATCGAACTATCTGTTATACTAGACTTACTCTTTGACGAATTCTGGGATGACAGTGGAGGCATCATAGTTTCATATTGAAAATCGTCTTCATTTTCTTTGTCTTTATCACTATGTAACACTGAATTAGATCGCTCTGTGTGATGTATATTATCAATTCCATGCGTTTTCCATGCGTCGTTCCTTACCTCTACAAGGTCATAAGAATGTTTCTCTTCATCGTCAAGTATGGTACAACTTATCGTTTTTTGCGACAATTCTGGTGAATTGTCTCGGTTTAATGATTTGTACTCTCCGCATGTAGGTGGATCCGACGAATCAGAATCTATACTTCTCTTGTCCAACAAACCCGTAAATACATATTTTCGCGGTGGCTTCGCAGGTTTAGTTTTTAAAAGAGACATGGACGGTTTGCTTGATAAACTGGTATCTACATTCGACGAAGAGCTTGATTGCTTCTGAGAATTCTGTGTCGTTGGAAAATCAATATCAATCAAATTAGCGGAACTATTCGGGGAAGGCGGTAATGCTGCTCTAGAACCAGCCTCCATGCTCAAGGCTGCATGGTACTGAACATCATTGCATTCTATACTTGGGGTATTTTCTTCGTTCATTAACTTCTTCATTGATCTCATCTTAGAATACATACACCGGAAAATTTCTTGCTGACTACTATGTTCTAAACGAAAAGAGCCTTCTCCAGATTCACACTTCCTTCCTGCTTCAAAGATGAATTTCCCATCCTTATAGCCATATCGTCTGATATAACGATAGGGCCAAGTGAATAAGACAACATCACCAtccattaatttaatatcaacTGCAGCTACTACAAGCGTATAGTTCCTATTTTCTAAACCACATCGTTTAGATGCGTCTGTTTCTACAACTTTGACAGAAAACACTCCCTCTCCACTGGTACAGTATAGATCATTATTTTCCTCTATTGTTTGGTTAGATACACTATCTTTAAATGCTACCAACTGGAATGCAGTAATCCAATGACTCATATCT contains:
- the Eca gene encoding transmembrane p24 trafficking protein eclair, whose protein sequence is MLKYGSIFLVLLCVLEYGTGLYFHIGETERKCFMEDMPDETTVLVNYKVELYDPRTGGFMPSSPGMGMHVEVRDPDDKLILSRLYSLEGRISFTSHTPGEHIICLYSNSSSWFSGTQLRVHLDIHVGGYEATGSIAQNDKFSELQLRLRQLLDQVDQITKEQNYQRYREERFRQTSESTYRRVFWWSITQLVVLLIMGAWQMRHLKSFFEAKKLV
- the LOC143184202 gene encoding uncharacterized protein LOC143184202, translated to MFSFRQIFRLGMQLTVPRKSVNLRQIPLIFNEKPNITVFERSFVHTKPNPNESSQESSQDEETNNKHVLGKLEGKLKLIFTCKCCNYRNGKIISKLAYEKGLIIVRCDGCKNNHLIADNLGWFEEMKNTKNIEKFLALKGESVRRIQNNVDGYIEVVAKAELDLLQHNKDQKHAIIEEHSEIQVKKKIGTSEET
- the Dok gene encoding docking protein homolog; this encodes MEPEEPLLQGILLLPPQGMLGQLKKTWHKRFCQLFRTSNYGIKRVEIYDNQEEAVLQLHTPRIITLDTCIKIAPSNQSHVFTVVTKSAIHYFGCYSESDMSHWITAFQLVAFKDSVSNQTIEENNDLYCTSGEGVFSVKVVETDASKRCGLENRNYTLVVAAVDIKLMDGDVVLFTWPYRYIRRYGYKDGKFIFEAGRKCESGEGSFRLEHSSQQEIFRCMYSKMRSMKKLMNEENTPSIECNDVQYHAALSMEAGSRAALPPSPNSSANLIDIDFPTTQNSQKQSSSSSNVDTSLSSKPSMSLLKTKPAKPPRKYVFTGLLDKRSIDSDSSDPPTCGEYKSLNRDNSPELSQKTISCTILDDEEKHSYDLVEVRNDAWKTHGIDNIHHTERSNSVLHSDKDKENEDDFQYETMMPPLSSQNSSKSKSSITDSSIPTVTINHASCKSNDESDYDKLEHFGSASKISQKSTYKFGNFNSSQNSHSNISLNNSAVDSNTAWSNYDIVEDMTAVRLADDSHLGYGVIRKKTNHSDSASANSTIGPKHKVFNNSEYAIVSKPKRV